Proteins encoded by one window of Monoglobus pectinilyticus:
- a CDS encoding DUF2232 domain-containing protein codes for MKKVTARAVCEGAIVAALTVLLMFMGIYVPVFRTLAMFVCGIPLAYLMIRQGVYISAASFIASLLLIFIVTGDIISGPLSGLITLLPGLVIGYCMSHNCRYYVTLASGIAAVLFGLVLDVMILNVMAGGENGIAGMLDETINSVQGAMNTYISSVENSADMGNIVSEALKQTKEIILTYFPTILVVAASVMGYIITSLCIFFMKRFRVKNYEYVRFYMIKVPKSLSVVTVLLMIVSFMSNDSSIYTLALKNVVAVLSFVLVIDGLSLVDFSLRKKFRSGYSRFGIYLLILILGYFFISIIFYILMFAGMLDANIDIRMLKKAGDDSES; via the coding sequence ATGAAAAAAGTTACCGCAAGAGCGGTTTGTGAGGGGGCAATAGTTGCTGCGCTCACTGTTTTATTGATGTTTATGGGGATTTATGTTCCTGTTTTCAGAACGCTGGCAATGTTTGTCTGCGGTATACCTCTCGCATATTTGATGATACGGCAAGGCGTATATATATCTGCCGCTTCATTTATTGCGTCATTGCTGCTTATTTTTATTGTGACCGGTGATATAATTTCAGGTCCGTTATCAGGACTGATTACTTTGCTTCCGGGATTAGTAATCGGTTATTGTATGTCGCATAACTGCAGATACTATGTGACGCTGGCGTCCGGCATAGCTGCTGTTTTATTTGGTCTTGTCTTAGATGTCATGATTCTTAACGTTATGGCAGGCGGAGAAAACGGAATTGCCGGAATGCTTGACGAGACGATTAATTCCGTTCAGGGCGCTATGAACACGTATATTTCATCTGTTGAAAATTCTGCAGATATGGGAAATATAGTCAGCGAGGCGTTAAAACAAACTAAAGAAATAATATTAACTTATTTCCCGACAATACTTGTGGTTGCGGCTTCAGTAATGGGTTATATTATAACTTCTCTTTGTATTTTTTTTATGAAAAGATTTAGAGTGAAGAATTACGAGTATGTTAGGTTCTATATGATAAAAGTTCCTAAGAGTTTGAGCGTAGTGACTGTTCTTTTAATGATTGTGTCATTTATGTCAAATGACAGTTCGATATATACATTAGCTCTAAAAAACGTTGTTGCGGTTTTATCATTTGTCCTTGTTATTGACGGTTTATCGCTGGTGGATTTTTCTTTGCGGAAAAAGTTCAGAAGCGGTTATTCAAGGTTTGGGATATATTTGCTGATTCTTATTTTGGGATATTTCTTTATCTCAATAATTTTCTATATTTTAATGTTTGCGGGTATGCTTGATGCAAACATAGATATTAGAATGTTGAAAAAGGCTGGTGATGACAGTGAAAGTTAA
- a CDS encoding ferrous iron transporter B, translated as MKLKWFKSGNGEKNAAKLTLYLLGNPNVGKSTVFNALTGLKQHTGNWSGKTVDAAFGKYTYNNIEHKIIDLPGTHAVNSCFSEEEVTGTEIMLGSKDSQESVCRSTTIIIGDGTSLERSIGLALDYLEKCGNNAIFCVNLCDIAKKKGIEINFEKLQKTLGIPVIGISAKKKSDINSLKTLIDDFMLNPKNIKIKSGLDGDAVNFKNDCSSSISGRMQTAKKIMNECVKYTKDQNEKNFEYKFDKILTSKRYGIPIMILCLGFILWLTICGANYPSDLLAKLFGFLKPYVEGFFVYLHFPQFLIGILCDGVYETVTWIIAVMLPPMAIFFPLFTLLEDFGFLPRIAFNLDKCYARTNMSGKQCLTQCMGLGCNCVGVVGARIMPNETQRTVAILTNSLMPCNGRFALLIAMSTIFIGGSMAVQVSGVIPMLCVLFLICLSVVVTWCVSYCLTKTIYKNDNEIFALELPEYRKPEIAKTLIISLVNRTAKIVGRALLVSAPTGALVWLMANIQIDGITLLSYASNALDPFGRFLGVDGFIILAFILSLPANEITLPILVMGYLATGSMTEISDMETLKNILTANGWTIVTAINMMLLTLYHSPCITTLLTIYSETKSLKTVALSIVIPCVVGILLCLLVKYGFAIISLFM; from the coding sequence ATGAAACTGAAATGGTTTAAATCCGGAAACGGAGAAAAAAATGCGGCTAAGCTTACTCTTTACCTTCTAGGCAATCCTAACGTAGGAAAAAGCACAGTTTTTAACGCTTTGACCGGACTAAAACAGCACACAGGCAATTGGTCCGGGAAAACAGTAGACGCCGCATTCGGAAAATATACATATAACAATATCGAACACAAAATAATAGACCTGCCCGGAACACATGCTGTCAACTCCTGTTTTTCAGAAGAAGAAGTTACAGGAACAGAAATTATGCTGGGCTCAAAAGATTCACAGGAATCAGTCTGCCGCTCAACCACTATTATAATCGGAGACGGAACCAGTCTTGAAAGAAGTATCGGGCTTGCTCTGGATTATTTAGAAAAGTGCGGAAACAACGCTATATTTTGTGTAAATCTTTGTGATATTGCGAAAAAAAAGGGTATAGAAATAAATTTTGAAAAACTTCAGAAAACACTTGGAATTCCCGTTATCGGGATATCTGCTAAGAAAAAATCTGACATCAATTCACTAAAAACATTAATAGATGATTTTATGCTGAATCCAAAAAATATTAAAATAAAATCCGGGTTAGACGGAGACGCCGTTAACTTCAAAAATGACTGTTCTTCTTCAATCTCCGGACGTATGCAAACAGCAAAAAAGATTATGAATGAGTGTGTTAAATATACAAAAGACCAAAATGAAAAAAACTTTGAATATAAATTCGATAAAATTCTGACCTCAAAAAGATACGGTATACCAATAATGATTCTGTGTCTTGGATTCATTTTATGGCTAACAATATGCGGAGCAAATTATCCATCGGACCTTTTAGCAAAACTATTTGGGTTTTTAAAACCATATGTTGAGGGCTTTTTTGTTTATTTACACTTCCCCCAATTCCTGATTGGAATTTTGTGTGACGGTGTATACGAAACTGTAACTTGGATAATCGCGGTTATGCTGCCTCCGATGGCAATTTTCTTTCCTCTTTTTACATTGCTGGAAGATTTCGGATTTCTGCCGCGTATTGCTTTTAATCTTGACAAATGCTATGCACGAACTAACATGAGCGGGAAACAATGCCTTACACAATGCATGGGGCTTGGATGCAACTGTGTCGGAGTTGTAGGCGCTCGTATAATGCCAAACGAAACTCAGAGAACTGTGGCAATACTAACAAACAGTCTTATGCCATGCAATGGTCGCTTCGCTCTGTTGATTGCAATGTCAACCATTTTTATCGGCGGCTCCATGGCCGTTCAGGTATCCGGAGTAATACCTATGCTATGCGTTTTGTTTCTTATTTGTCTTTCGGTTGTTGTTACCTGGTGCGTTTCATATTGTCTTACAAAAACAATATACAAAAATGACAATGAAATTTTTGCACTGGAACTTCCAGAATACCGCAAACCGGAAATTGCAAAGACGCTGATAATCTCGCTTGTAAACCGAACTGCCAAAATTGTCGGCAGAGCTTTATTGGTATCAGCTCCGACAGGCGCACTGGTCTGGCTTATGGCAAATATACAAATTGACGGCATAACATTACTCAGCTACGCTTCAAACGCCCTTGACCCATTCGGAAGATTTTTAGGAGTTGACGGCTTCATAATATTGGCCTTTATACTATCTCTGCCTGCAAACGAAATAACTCTGCCCATACTTGTTATGGGATATTTAGCGACAGGTTCAATGACAGAAATAAGCGATATGGAAACCTTAAAAAATATTCTTACCGCAAACGGCTGGACAATTGTTACCGCAATTAATATGATGCTTCTTACATTATATCATTCACCATGTATAACAACACTGCTCACAATATATAGTGAAACCAAAAGTTTAAAAACCGTTGCTTTATCAATAGTGATTCCATGCGT
- a CDS encoding DHH family phosphoesterase, translating to MKVNKSKDYTISEIRSGFFNTVVSCIVVFLFGLFTILFNNKPGNDMSAFGFVEILFSIALLVYGVVTLKSRKKRFYHYMQSYSFCVDAVTQTAVKTFVHPMVVINSEGEIKWSNDNFLDMIGRESHYGEYIQDLFNNLSINRYLESQVNVVDEFEFNGRTYLINGRAVHSDLISDTLAGLYFVDITDFMELKQDFDDKQCVQCLVVIDNYDEVLKETPNSNHGALLGEIERCVNAWVSNANGVSRRYEREKFLVFFHNKEYNDIIEKEKYNVLNDVRNINLENKIPVTLSIGTGRGGETLDENNKMANLALEMALGRGGDQVVVKSPIAYKFYGAKSREVEKSTKVKARVMAHALREAIDQCSCVMIMGHKNGDMDCLGASIGLYQAIKSRGVDTYIVMRKNNTNAKLLLNNFTNDPKYMNNIITGDKALTLMDKQTLVIVVDTHRRSMVEFEEVLSASKSIVLIDHHRRSEDFIDNAVLTYHEPYASSACEMVTEILQYIQDNPKIGLKEAEALYAGIFLDTKGFTFKTGVRTFEAAAYLRRMGVDPVNIRRLFKTDIRDSVRLSKVISSAKIYRDNIAVAVCEDTGKDLQVLVAKAADELLNISGIEASFVIARLGHKIIISGRSLETVNVQLILERLGGGGHITIAGAQLSNQDMDIALEQLQKAIDDVLDDRE from the coding sequence GTGAAAGTTAATAAGTCAAAAGATTATACTATTTCTGAAATCAGATCCGGTTTTTTTAACACTGTTGTCAGCTGTATTGTTGTTTTCCTCTTTGGTTTATTTACTATATTATTCAATAATAAACCTGGAAATGATATGTCAGCCTTTGGATTTGTGGAAATTTTATTTTCCATTGCGCTGCTTGTGTATGGAGTCGTAACTTTAAAATCCAGGAAGAAACGGTTTTATCATTATATGCAGAGTTACTCTTTTTGTGTTGACGCAGTCACACAGACAGCGGTCAAAACATTTGTTCATCCTATGGTAGTTATAAACTCAGAGGGAGAAATAAAATGGAGTAATGATAATTTTCTTGATATGATTGGCAGAGAGTCGCATTATGGAGAGTATATTCAGGATTTATTCAATAATCTTTCCATAAACAGATATCTTGAGAGTCAGGTAAATGTAGTAGATGAATTTGAATTTAATGGAAGAACATATTTAATAAATGGCAGAGCTGTCCATTCAGACTTGATTTCCGATACATTGGCAGGCTTATATTTTGTGGATATTACAGATTTTATGGAATTAAAGCAGGATTTTGACGATAAGCAGTGCGTTCAGTGTCTTGTTGTTATAGATAATTATGACGAGGTTCTTAAAGAGACTCCGAATTCAAATCATGGAGCTTTGCTTGGAGAGATTGAGAGGTGTGTTAACGCATGGGTTTCAAATGCCAATGGTGTATCCAGGAGATATGAAAGAGAAAAGTTCCTAGTCTTTTTTCATAATAAGGAATATAATGATATTATAGAAAAAGAAAAGTATAATGTATTAAACGACGTTAGAAATATAAATCTTGAGAATAAAATTCCGGTGACTCTCAGTATTGGAACAGGCAGAGGCGGAGAAACTTTAGATGAAAACAATAAGATGGCTAATCTTGCTTTGGAGATGGCTCTCGGCAGAGGCGGAGACCAGGTAGTTGTAAAATCACCAATCGCCTATAAGTTTTACGGAGCCAAAAGCCGGGAGGTTGAAAAAAGCACTAAGGTTAAAGCGAGGGTTATGGCACATGCTTTGCGTGAAGCCATCGACCAGTGTTCATGCGTTATGATAATGGGTCACAAAAATGGTGATATGGACTGTTTAGGCGCTTCTATTGGACTTTATCAGGCGATAAAAAGCCGCGGCGTAGACACCTATATTGTTATGAGAAAAAACAATACTAACGCAAAATTGCTTTTGAATAATTTTACTAATGATCCTAAATATATGAATAATATTATAACAGGTGATAAAGCGCTGACCTTAATGGATAAGCAAACACTTGTAATTGTAGTTGATACGCACAGGCGCAGCATGGTTGAATTTGAAGAGGTTTTGTCAGCCTCAAAGTCAATAGTTCTTATTGACCATCATCGCCGTTCTGAAGATTTTATTGACAATGCTGTGCTCACATATCATGAGCCGTATGCGTCTTCAGCATGTGAAATGGTAACAGAAATTCTACAGTATATTCAGGATAATCCTAAAATTGGTTTAAAGGAAGCTGAGGCGCTGTATGCAGGAATATTTCTTGACACTAAAGGATTTACCTTTAAAACCGGAGTCAGAACATTTGAAGCGGCTGCGTATTTGAGAAGAATGGGCGTTGACCCGGTTAATATCAGAAGGTTGTTTAAAACTGATATAAGGGATTCTGTAAGATTGTCTAAGGTTATCAGCAGTGCAAAAATATACCGAGATAATATAGCTGTTGCTGTTTGTGAAGATACCGGCAAAGATTTGCAGGTGTTGGTTGCAAAAGCGGCCGATGAACTTTTAAATATATCAGGTATAGAGGCTTCATTTGTTATAGCCCGGCTTGGTCACAAGATAATTATTAGCGGGCGTTCTTTGGAGACCGTTAATGTTCAGCTGATTTTGGAACGGCTGGGAGGCGGCGGACATATAACCATAGCCGGAGCGCAGCTTTCAAACCAAGATATGGATATAGCATTAGAGCAGCTTCAAAAAGCGATAGATGATGTGCTGGACGACCGTGAATAA
- a CDS encoding MazG-like family protein: MEIDIANNIKTVELLKVELLQKVTDLFGDISAETDCETLTNLTEDTACLLNVAYVLAFRLGVDFDDINDVMKQKLKSEIDSEHFIERRYGDLSKLLKSL; encoded by the coding sequence TTGGAAATTGATATAGCGAATAATATTAAAACAGTAGAATTGCTTAAAGTAGAGCTTCTTCAAAAAGTAACAGATTTATTTGGTGATATTTCAGCGGAGACAGATTGTGAAACTCTTACAAATCTCACCGAGGATACTGCATGCCTTTTAAACGTCGCATATGTATTGGCGTTTAGATTGGGTGTTGATTTTGATGATATAAATGACGTTATGAAGCAGAAACTAAAATCTGAGATTGATAGTGAACATTTTATTGAGAGACGTTATGGAGATTTGTCTAAACTTCTTAAGTCTCTTTGA
- a CDS encoding FeoA family protein → MSENSEYQIFPLNKLVPGETAIIVKIDSEIKEHKNHLINLGFMPGEKITPVFKSPLGDPIAYIIGRSIRIALREREAKKIFVTGDLYETEMV, encoded by the coding sequence ATGAGTGAAAATAGTGAATATCAAATTTTTCCACTAAATAAACTGGTTCCGGGCGAGACAGCTATAATAGTAAAAATTGATTCTGAAATAAAAGAACATAAAAACCATCTAATCAATTTAGGCTTTATGCCCGGTGAAAAAATAACTCCGGTTTTTAAGTCCCCGCTGGGAGATCCGATTGCATATATCATTGGCAGAAGTATTCGCATTGCTCTTCGTGAGAGGGAGGCAAAAAAAATATTTGTGACAGGAGATTTATATGAAACTGAAATGGTTTAA